cgccatcttgaaaatagtggttgatatggtttttatgatatatctcataaactatttatctgataaaaaaaacattgtaagcattatttgttgcaaattaaattctctacaactttagtccagtaattttttatcgtagaactataaataaaaaaattataagcgaaaatgttcagaaattagagatattcatatttatatttttcgatattttttttttatcattttaggaagaaattatatcagacaatttatttagattgtttttcgaggaacaatttttatttacaacattttttaattacgtcAGTACTAGCTACTTTTTGGTTTACTTACTAGTTTTAcacatccaaaaaataaaattgcgtcctctaaaaaactTAAGATTTGgcctaaaaaatgtaacatttcaatggactaaatatcaaatattttaaacatattataacaaaaaataaactaaagaataaatataaattgtcaacaaaacaatttaaatcgTATTGCCCTAAAGATAGAGTTggacatattttttagtttaatttatatttcaaattacgcGATTAGTACCTGTAGATTTTGAAATGTGATGTCACGAAACTTAGGACCCCTCCCACCCCTTGTCACACCATGTCACACTTTGTTGACCCCCTCCCCCCCTCTTTacgtgtgacgtactttatggatggcccctaCTATTTACTTACTACTTTATTTACGTTTATTTACTACAACTTAGCGCAACCTGCTGGTGCATTTGAAAACTAATTCACGTTCCAATTACAGTACGCATcacgtaaaaagaacgctggatgcatagaaatctaaataacaaggctggatgaaagtgatggggtgtgtttgcgcatggatcgagttttgcacgtaagctatgtgccgattattttatttttaaagtaggctcgcgaatcgtggcttcgcaactacctatttgttattcttatacaCTTCTTATACCACCTCATATCACCAAATAGACCGATAAATCGCCAATGCGCAGCTTAACcgtcagcgttctttttacttgACGTGACCTGTAAGCATCAGCATTGTGCGCCACTGAGTCGCATTAtgctctgtaattggaaaacgaCCACTAACACTACCCAATCGTCCACATTTCTGAGGTCATTCATTCTTTGAGGTCTGGCGGTCCTGGGATCTTGTAATATAATCGGAACACAcccgtaggtacctacctacctacctacctaccccATGCTTCAGATTTCAGTGATGAGTGACAACTGACAGACGATAGGTAGCTGTTGTCATGCTGTTGTCACGTGGTTGTCAAATGTCACTTGTCAGttgtataaagttttatttacctGCTAAGAAGTTAggatatttcatattttacaaacttaaataacttgaatcattaaattaaggatttcgttttgtttatatttaatgtcTGAATATAAAGCAACGTATTTAGTTGTGGGCGGAGGAATAGCTGGTGTAACATGTGTGGAAAGTCTTGCAATATTACATCCTGAAGAATCCCTTATCATTTTAACAGCttcttcattaattaaaaacgtcAGCAACGTGAGCTTTTATGCTAAAACAATTGTTAAATTTGATGTCCATGATACCGAAGCTACTTCCCTACACAAAATTCACCCTAATTTGAATATAGTGTATGACTCATTAAAACATTTGGATACCACCAATAAAGTCGCTGTTACAGAGAGTGGAATacagataaattataatctcGTATGTATATGTACCGGAGGTATACCAAGATTGATATCTGATTCAAGAAAATGCAAAAGAATACTTGGTATTAGGGATACAGAATCAGTACAAGAGTTCCAAGAAAAATTGAAGAATGGTCGTAAAATGGTTATAGTAGGCAATGGTGGCATTGCATCTGAAATAGTACACGCTACAAGAGGCATTCAGAAGATTTGGGTTATAAGGGATGATTACATTTCAGCAACATTTGTAGATCCAGGTGCTGCGGAATTTCTTCAAGATACCTTGAAAAGTAACATAGAAAAAAATGATAGTCCAGTATTAAGAAGACATATATTTTCTGAGGAAGATACATTAGtatcattgaataaaaatcttaaatcaGCAGCACTTGGACCTGATTGGTATAGAAAATTAGAGAATACAAGAAATGAAACTGGGGAGCAAGAGTTGGAAATTATCTATAAAGTGGAAGTTGAGTCAGTAATTGAAAGAGAAGATACTGAGTTTCCCCTGGATGTAAAATTAAGTAATGGAAAGACTGTTCAATGTGATTTTGTTATTTCTGCCACTGGGGTGGAACCTGCTGTTAGCTTTACATGGGACATTGAACCAAAATTTGGAAAAGATGGGGGCTTAGCTGTTAATGAACTTCAACAGACATCTATAAAAGATGTATTTGCTGCTGGGGATGTTGCTTGTGCATCATGGGAACATGCTCCTCACTGGTTTCAGCTAAGGCTTTGGACCCAAGCTCGGCAAATGGGTTCTATGGCTGCTAAGGCCATGCAttctaaaataacaaatgaagAAGTATTACAAGACTTTTGTTTTGAATTGTTCACTCATTGCACTAATCTTTTTGGATATAGAGTAGTGTTATTGGGAAAATACAATGGACAAGGACTTGatcaaaattatgaaattctTTTAAGAATGACACGGGGtcatgaatatattaaatttgtacTTAAGGATGGCAGGCTGCAAGGTGCTATTTTGATTGGAGAAACAGATCTTGaagaaatgtgtgaaaatctTATTTTAGACCAAATAGATTTAACTCTTTTTGGAGATGATATACTTAATCCTGATATTGATATTGAtgattattttgattaatttaattttttatattttattaatctaatattatgatatgattatttattttatgataatatgttaAGATACAAAATGCTATACTGTTTGAGttgttaaagttttttttgtttatcatGTTAAATTAGGAAATACATTATGATACATAatgctttttttattacctacttattatccaactaatatattattagaaatattaatttacaatataaatttgacGAGTATTAGCATTGTAGGGGAAGTGGGAACACTGGGGGAAGTTTACACATTTAGTAAATTTTTACATGCGCAAGGTTCAACGAAGATTCTTATCATCTAAGTTTACATCTTAGcgaaaagtttataatttgaaataaaaaaaaaaagacactTAGTgagtgtggcactcggggactaaTGATCTAAGGGACTGCCGcggccgcggtaaagctattgcatagtatgccttcaagccacacctccgagcccgtcg
This window of the Colias croceus chromosome 5, ilColCroc2.1 genome carries:
- the LOC123691981 gene encoding pyridine nucleotide-disulfide oxidoreductase domain-containing protein 1; its protein translation is MSEYKATYLVVGGGIAGVTCVESLAILHPEESLIILTASSLIKNVSNVSFYAKTIVKFDVHDTEATSLHKIHPNLNIVYDSLKHLDTTNKVAVTESGIQINYNLVCICTGGIPRLISDSRKCKRILGIRDTESVQEFQEKLKNGRKMVIVGNGGIASEIVHATRGIQKIWVIRDDYISATFVDPGAAEFLQDTLKSNIEKNDSPVLRRHIFSEEDTLVSLNKNLKSAALGPDWYRKLENTRNETGEQELEIIYKVEVESVIEREDTEFPLDVKLSNGKTVQCDFVISATGVEPAVSFTWDIEPKFGKDGGLAVNELQQTSIKDVFAAGDVACASWEHAPHWFQLRLWTQARQMGSMAAKAMHSKITNEEVLQDFCFELFTHCTNLFGYRVVLLGKYNGQGLDQNYEILLRMTRGHEYIKFVLKDGRLQGAILIGETDLEEMCENLILDQIDLTLFGDDILNPDIDIDDYFD